One genomic window of Panicum hallii strain FIL2 chromosome 6, PHallii_v3.1, whole genome shotgun sequence includes the following:
- the LOC112898003 gene encoding protein PHOTOSYSTEM I ASSEMBLY 2, chloroplastic isoform X2: MAGTGCHSLLSPASPLSPEFFSRRRASAVGSGACRPSKVRPQIRCCSKGDDARGCGDMRKDKDEETRPSRRKCLVCLGAVTLISATGPTICTPNGIAADMTNKSGIQKAVCRNCNGSGAVICDMCGGTGKWKALNRKRAKDVYEFTECPNCYGRGKLVCPVCLGTGLPNNKGLLRRPEAKQLLDKMYNGKILPGS, encoded by the exons ATGGCGGGCACCGGCTGCCACTCGCTCCTCTCGCCGGCCTCGCCGCTCTCCCCCGAGTTCTTCTCGCGCCGTCGAGCTTCCGCCGTCGGTAGCGGAGCCTGCCGGCCGAGCAAAG TGCGACCTCAGATCAGGTGTTGCTCGAAAGGTGATGATGCACGGGGATGTGGAGACATGCGCAAGGACAAG GATGAAGAAACTAGACCTTCAAGACGAAAATGTCTTGTCTGCCTAGGTGCTGTAACCCTAATCAGTGCAACAGGCCCAACAATTTGTACACCAAATGGAATCGCCGCAGATATGACGAACAAGTCTGGGATACAGAAAGCTGTTTGCAGAAATTGCAACGGCAGCGGTGCTGTGATAT GTGATATGTGCGGTGGCACAGGAAAATGGAAGGCCCTCAACAGAAAGAGGGCAAAAGATGTCTATGAATTCACAGAGTGCCCGAATTGCTATG GCCGAGGGAAGTTGGTCTGCCCAGTCTGTCTTGGAACTGGGCTGCCGAACAACAAGGGACTCCTCCGGCGACCAGAAGCCAAGCAGTTGCTTGATAAGATGTACAACGGCAAGATATTGCCAGGGTCGTAG
- the LOC112898003 gene encoding protein PHOTOSYSTEM I ASSEMBLY 2, chloroplastic isoform X1: protein MAGTGCHSLLSPASPLSPEFFSRRRASAVGSGACRPSKVRPQIRCCSKGDDARGCGDMRKDKVDEETRPSRRKCLVCLGAVTLISATGPTICTPNGIAADMTNKSGIQKAVCRNCNGSGAVICDMCGGTGKWKALNRKRAKDVYEFTECPNCYGRGKLVCPVCLGTGLPNNKGLLRRPEAKQLLDKMYNGKILPGS, encoded by the exons ATGGCGGGCACCGGCTGCCACTCGCTCCTCTCGCCGGCCTCGCCGCTCTCCCCCGAGTTCTTCTCGCGCCGTCGAGCTTCCGCCGTCGGTAGCGGAGCCTGCCGGCCGAGCAAAG TGCGACCTCAGATCAGGTGTTGCTCGAAAGGTGATGATGCACGGGGATGTGGAGACATGCGCAAGGACAAGGTT GATGAAGAAACTAGACCTTCAAGACGAAAATGTCTTGTCTGCCTAGGTGCTGTAACCCTAATCAGTGCAACAGGCCCAACAATTTGTACACCAAATGGAATCGCCGCAGATATGACGAACAAGTCTGGGATACAGAAAGCTGTTTGCAGAAATTGCAACGGCAGCGGTGCTGTGATAT GTGATATGTGCGGTGGCACAGGAAAATGGAAGGCCCTCAACAGAAAGAGGGCAAAAGATGTCTATGAATTCACAGAGTGCCCGAATTGCTATG GCCGAGGGAAGTTGGTCTGCCCAGTCTGTCTTGGAACTGGGCTGCCGAACAACAAGGGACTCCTCCGGCGACCAGAAGCCAAGCAGTTGCTTGATAAGATGTACAACGGCAAGATATTGCCAGGGTCGTAG